CTACTATGGAGAGCCATGAAGGCACATCTCAATCGTCGCTACCACTTCAGCGCGTCGCATCGCCTCCACACTGAGACGTACGACGCTGCGAAGAATCGCGCCGTCTTCGGGAAGTGCAACAATCCCCACGGCCACGGCCACAACTACACCGTGCAGGTAACCATGAGCGGCCAGGTCGATCCGTCCACCGGGATGGTCTGCAATCTCGCGGACCTTGACGCCTTTGCGCAAACAAATCTTCTCGCCCGATTCGATCACATGAACCTGAACACCATGAATTGCTTTGCGAATATCGTCTCCACCACGGAGAATCTAAGTATCGAGATCTATCGCATCTTTCAACGCTTTCCCGCCGCCCATCTGGAGCGGGTTCACGTTGAGGAGACTAGTAACAACTCGTTCGACTACGCCGGCGACGCGACACCAACGCTAGGCACGATCTAAGAGAGGCCCGTCCTATGGCACGCACCCTGGCCACAATTGAACCAC
The nucleotide sequence above comes from Tunturibacter empetritectus. Encoded proteins:
- a CDS encoding 6-carboxytetrahydropterin synthase, which gives rise to MKAHLNRRYHFSASHRLHTETYDAAKNRAVFGKCNNPHGHGHNYTVQVTMSGQVDPSTGMVCNLADLDAFAQTNLLARFDHMNLNTMNCFANIVSTTENLSIEIYRIFQRFPAAHLERVHVEETSNNSFDYAGDATPTLGTI